From Candidatus Gastranaerophilales bacterium, the proteins below share one genomic window:
- a CDS encoding SPOR domain-containing protein: MEKPKNKKKPSPEEKRKLTNMFLITFALLMVLFTAIGALVLDSFVQVPQFEDDTQTTGEEEKGTVDDRLRFIAMQDNDKINNIPSNIEDVDPAMEVSFFYTPEEVKNSKFTEYNEKFKKKDAQEEETTSIEGEPTEEIPFKKEPVSKSPLNIKVVIGSYNSKQEAQTALEQIKNQFSEPPFIKMYNDKFTLQVASFKTPDTANEFAKSLRNQGYYVRIIGD, translated from the coding sequence GTGGAAAAACCCAAAAACAAAAAAAAACCAAGTCCGGAAGAAAAAAGAAAGTTAACAAACATGTTTTTGATTACTTTTGCCTTGTTAATGGTACTTTTTACCGCTATAGGGGCTTTGGTTTTGGATTCGTTTGTACAGGTGCCTCAATTTGAAGATGACACCCAAACAACCGGTGAAGAAGAAAAAGGAACGGTCGACGACAGACTTCGCTTTATTGCAATGCAGGATAATGACAAAATCAACAATATTCCATCAAATATAGAAGATGTTGACCCTGCTATGGAAGTATCCTTCTTTTATACCCCCGAAGAAGTAAAAAATTCAAAGTTCACGGAATATAACGAAAAATTTAAGAAAAAAGATGCTCAAGAAGAAGAAACTACAAGCATTGAAGGGGAACCAACAGAAGAAATACCTTTCAAGAAAGAGCCTGTTTCAAAATCTCCCCTCAACATAAAAGTAGTTATAGGCAGTTATAATTCCAAACAGGAAGCACAAACCGCGCTGGAACAAATAAAAAATCAATTCAGCGAACCTCCGTTCATAAAAATGTACAATGACAAATTTACCTTGCAGGTAGCGTCTTTTAAAACTCCCGACACTGCGAACGAATTTGCCAAATCACTCAGAAATCAAGGTTACTACGTAAGAATTATCGGTGACTAA
- a CDS encoding DUF366 family protein: MKSRFLDKEIEYTGRQLVPSWIYKNYWIKGDAMVSFTGPCDVKIDEMVDIEDYLNNCPIYSDRMLHFIIEHFNMSLVEGVVRQRLFMCILRDVILSYLPKDNKITRNGDDLFYNGGKLSVSICTKSITSVLMHIGVNVVSGNAPVKIASLISDMQLENIKQIAEDVMNKYILECEQIIDASCKVRGVY, from the coding sequence ATGAAAAGCCGTTTTTTAGATAAAGAAATAGAATACACGGGCCGCCAACTAGTTCCGTCATGGATTTATAAAAATTATTGGATTAAAGGCGATGCTATGGTTTCTTTTACAGGTCCTTGTGATGTAAAAATAGACGAAATGGTAGATATTGAGGACTATCTTAATAACTGCCCGATTTATAGCGACAGAATGCTGCACTTCATAATAGAGCATTTTAACATGTCGCTTGTTGAAGGAGTGGTGAGGCAGCGTCTGTTTATGTGTATTTTACGGGATGTGATTTTATCCTATTTGCCTAAAGATAATAAAATCACAAGAAACGGTGATGATTTATTTTATAACGGCGGCAAGTTAAGCGTTTCTATATGCACCAAGTCTATTACTTCCGTTTTAATGCATATAGGTGTAAATGTAGTATCAGGCAATGCCCCTGTTAAAATTGCCAGCCTTATATCTGATATGCAATTGGAAAATATCAAACAAATAGCCGAAGATGTTATGAACAAGTATATCTTGGAATGTGAACAAATAATCGATGCTTCTTGCAAGGTAAGAGGAGTTTATTAG
- the queC gene encoding 7-cyano-7-deazaguanine synthase QueC — MNKFIILLSGGLDSAVSLAQVRNDNPGADILCLFFDYGQKSAEFEKLSSERLADYFGAKFQCIELDWLKKITNNALTAADSELPLLKNEELDDFEAARKSAKAVWVPNRNGLFVNIAGCYCDAFGYGAVVLGANKEEAVTFSDNSKDFITAMTKGLELSTLCKPKVVAPLIDLEKYQIIQKAKELKFPFELIRSCYSTNPLHCGKCESCLRLKRGLERENLFDIVNLLFN; from the coding sequence ATGAATAAGTTTATAATACTTTTATCAGGCGGGCTGGATAGTGCTGTAAGCTTAGCGCAGGTACGAAATGACAATCCGGGCGCGGATATTTTGTGTTTGTTTTTTGACTACGGACAAAAATCAGCGGAGTTCGAAAAACTTTCATCTGAAAGACTGGCAGATTATTTTGGTGCAAAATTCCAATGCATAGAACTTGATTGGCTGAAAAAAATAACAAACAATGCGTTGACTGCGGCGGATAGTGAATTGCCGTTATTAAAAAATGAAGAGCTGGATGATTTTGAAGCCGCACGAAAAAGCGCAAAAGCCGTTTGGGTTCCGAACAGAAACGGGCTTTTTGTAAACATTGCAGGCTGCTATTGTGATGCATTCGGTTACGGCGCCGTTGTACTCGGTGCGAATAAAGAAGAAGCCGTAACTTTCAGCGATAATTCAAAGGATTTTATAACAGCAATGACTAAAGGTTTGGAGTTATCAACGTTATGTAAACCAAAGGTCGTTGCGCCTTTAATCGATTTAGAAAAATATCAGATAATACAAAAAGCAAAGGAATTAAAATTCCCGTTTGAACTTATCAGGAGTTGTTATAGCACCAATCCTCTACACTGCGGAAAATGCGAATCCTGTCTGCGTTTAAAAAGGGGACTTGAAAGAGAAAATTTATTTGATATTGTTAACTTACTGTTCAACTAA
- the pabB gene encoding aminodeoxychorismate synthase component I: MQIFGDKIFKNKSETIEAFNNEEFAEAFKKIEKYRQTHFLLGYIRYEAKEIFLKKQLQSKAPLLYFEVFEKYENFIPKQAENIYINPKPVMGFSEYKEKIEKIKYEIQEGNTYEVNFTHDFPVKYQGDDFELFNHLLYRQKTPYCAFLKNKYDTVLCFSPELFFELDNKNHIITKPMKGTVKRGLSEKEDLALKTFLQNDEKNRAENTMIVDLLRNDLGKIAVAGSVKATKLFAVETYPTLHQMISQVEADLKDDTSLLEIFEAIFPCGSITGAPKISTMNIIDRLEIGQRDIYCGAIGLISPQGALFNVPIRILQKSTGENIFRYRSGGAVVWDSTAKDEWEETITKAKFLTPDFEILETIRIQNKTALFEKEHLQRMEAAAKYYSVPFDRNRIKLNLENDCMARILLSQKGYVKIEYKKITDNSIDKIKISDKTVNSQDEFLYFKTTFRPYYSVNYSQIYDEIYFNEKRELTEGSRTNIFLEINGILYTPPLDCGLLNGIYRQKLLNENKCAEKILYREDLLKADKIYCANSVRGLKEVKLI, encoded by the coding sequence ATGCAAATATTCGGTGATAAAATTTTTAAAAATAAATCGGAAACAATTGAAGCTTTTAATAACGAAGAGTTTGCGGAAGCTTTTAAAAAAATAGAAAAATACCGCCAAACACATTTCTTGCTGGGATATATAAGATATGAAGCCAAAGAAATTTTTCTGAAAAAACAATTGCAAAGCAAAGCGCCTCTGCTCTATTTTGAAGTTTTTGAAAAGTATGAAAACTTTATCCCGAAACAAGCGGAAAATATTTATATAAACCCCAAGCCTGTTATGGGTTTTAGCGAATATAAAGAAAAAATTGAAAAAATAAAATACGAAATTCAGGAAGGCAATACTTACGAGGTTAATTTTACCCACGATTTTCCGGTAAAGTATCAGGGCGATGATTTTGAACTGTTCAACCATCTTCTGTACAGGCAAAAAACCCCCTACTGCGCTTTTTTAAAGAATAAATACGATACAGTTTTGTGTTTTTCGCCTGAGCTGTTTTTTGAACTGGATAATAAAAACCACATAATAACAAAACCCATGAAAGGTACGGTTAAAAGAGGTTTAAGCGAAAAAGAGGACTTGGCGTTGAAAACATTTTTGCAGAATGATGAGAAAAATCGCGCCGAAAATACAATGATTGTAGACCTTTTAAGAAATGACCTCGGCAAAATAGCTGTGGCAGGAAGCGTTAAAGCAACGAAACTATTTGCGGTTGAAACTTATCCGACTTTGCACCAAATGATTTCGCAGGTAGAAGCCGATTTAAAAGATGACACCTCTCTGTTGGAAATATTCGAGGCTATTTTTCCCTGCGGGTCTATTACAGGTGCGCCAAAAATCAGCACAATGAATATTATTGACAGGCTTGAAATCGGTCAACGAGATATTTACTGCGGAGCTATAGGACTGATTTCTCCTCAGGGAGCTTTATTTAATGTTCCTATAAGAATTTTGCAAAAAAGCACAGGCGAAAATATTTTCAGGTATCGCTCTGGCGGTGCTGTTGTTTGGGACTCTACCGCAAAAGACGAATGGGAGGAAACTATCACAAAAGCTAAGTTTTTAACCCCCGATTTTGAAATTCTTGAAACAATCCGCATACAAAACAAAACGGCTCTTTTTGAAAAAGAACATTTGCAAAGAATGGAAGCAGCGGCAAAATATTATAGCGTGCCTTTTGATAGAAATCGGATAAAATTGAACCTTGAAAACGACTGTATGGCAAGGATTTTGCTAAGCCAAAAAGGATATGTCAAAATAGAATACAAAAAAATTACAGACAACAGTATCGACAAAATAAAAATTTCTGACAAAACTGTCAATTCTCAAGATGAGTTTTTGTACTTCAAAACAACGTTCAGACCGTATTACAGCGTTAATTATTCACAAATTTACGATGAAATTTACTTTAACGAAAAACGCGAACTTACAGAAGGTTCAAGAACAAATATTTTTCTTGAAATTAACGGTATTTTATACACCCCGCCCCTGGATTGCGGACTTTTAAACGGGATTTACCGCCAAAAACTCCTCAACGAAAACAAATGTGCAGAAAAAATATTGTACAGAGAAGACTTGCTAAAAGCAGATAAAATTTACTGTGCAAATTCCGTGAGAGGATTAAAGGAGGTTAAACTTATATGA
- a CDS encoding fumarate hydratase, whose protein sequence is MNIIKTSTLQKIIKDLCITANTALGKEVYNALLALYKNETNKNAKNTLLQILQNAKIAKDTNRPLCQDTGIVSVFLHIGKNIIFEDDLEKVINEAVAAAYTENFYRKSIVSDAVFDRINTKTNTPIVIYTIHDYSDELKISVMVKGAGSENMNALCMLSPAKGKDGIVEFVADTIQKAGSQPCPPIRLGIGIGGTSEKAMILSKLALLEPLQSKAKEPFKSLEREILSKVNASNIGAMGLGGNSTCFGVNILSVPCHMASLPVAISVNCHSARHAAAVIKDDSVSYLHEDFEAENLPDLSAKDFVSVNLQDTEAVKNLKAGQNVLLSGTVYTARDAAHKKILEMMDKGEELPFELKNAVIFYAGPAPCAPGEITGPIGPTTSSRMDKYAPVFYGKGVLATIGKGGRSEEAAAAIKANGGVYFTVTGGAACLLQKCITKSEVIAFEDLGAEAVFKLELKDFPALTDLK, encoded by the coding sequence ATGAATATTATAAAGACTTCCACATTGCAAAAAATTATTAAAGACCTTTGCATAACAGCTAACACTGCTCTTGGCAAGGAAGTTTACAACGCTCTTTTGGCGCTTTATAAAAACGAAACAAATAAAAATGCAAAAAACACACTCCTGCAAATTCTTCAAAACGCAAAAATCGCAAAAGACACCAACCGTCCGCTTTGTCAGGATACGGGGATTGTGAGCGTATTTTTGCATATAGGAAAGAATATTATTTTTGAAGATGATTTGGAAAAAGTTATTAATGAAGCAGTTGCAGCAGCTTATACGGAAAACTTTTACCGAAAATCCATCGTATCGGATGCGGTTTTTGACAGAATAAATACAAAAACCAACACCCCTATTGTTATTTACACTATCCACGATTATTCTGACGAGCTTAAAATCTCTGTTATGGTAAAAGGCGCAGGCAGCGAAAATATGAATGCGCTGTGTATGCTTTCACCTGCCAAAGGTAAAGACGGGATAGTAGAATTTGTTGCGGACACAATCCAAAAAGCAGGCTCTCAGCCTTGTCCGCCAATCAGGCTCGGTATAGGAATTGGTGGGACATCCGAAAAAGCTATGATTTTATCAAAACTTGCTTTGCTTGAGCCGTTGCAATCAAAGGCAAAAGAACCTTTCAAAAGCTTAGAGCGGGAAATTTTAAGCAAGGTAAATGCTTCAAACATCGGTGCAATGGGGCTGGGCGGCAACAGCACCTGTTTTGGGGTTAATATTCTAAGCGTTCCTTGCCATATGGCGTCTTTGCCGGTTGCAATAAGCGTTAACTGCCATAGTGCAAGGCATGCGGCAGCTGTAATCAAAGACGATTCGGTGAGTTATTTGCATGAAGATTTTGAAGCTGAAAACCTCCCTGATTTAAGCGCTAAGGATTTTGTAAGCGTTAATCTGCAAGACACAGAAGCTGTTAAAAATTTAAAAGCAGGGCAGAATGTACTGCTTAGCGGAACTGTCTATACAGCAAGAGATGCGGCGCATAAAAAAATTCTTGAAATGATGGATAAGGGCGAAGAATTACCGTTCGAGCTTAAAAATGCCGTGATTTTTTATGCGGGTCCTGCGCCTTGCGCACCCGGTGAAATCACGGGTCCGATTGGACCTACGACTTCATCAAGAATGGATAAATACGCTCCTGTGTTTTACGGCAAAGGGGTTTTGGCTACAATAGGCAAAGGCGGGCGCAGCGAAGAAGCTGCCGCAGCTATAAAAGCCAATGGCGGAGTGTATTTTACGGTAACGGGCGGAGCTGCCTGCCTGCTGCAAAAATGTATTACAAAATCAGAGGTCATAGCATTTGAAGACCTCGGCGCAGAGGCAGTTTTTAAGTTGGAGTTGAAGGATTTTCCCGCTTTAACAGATTTGAAATAA
- a CDS encoding HEAT repeat domain-containing protein, with product MSNKNDNLHELAQQFKIAQGLPTHEHIRILQKLEKVKREKLILILNYFMTLETNPEVLSYIIKLASRFRNDLTMDILIDLFLSKNISKNDEKYIQLKITIANALGNSKNNDAVLPLLYVLNSKDEHYKVRLACAEALGKIGSSYAVTPLINLVSDDEEKSMYLRESAAKALGMLGDMRAVDPLVNILENKNGLFDKFTFLKERIIETLGRLGSNGDERSLKALKNALEDDASYIRCGAVEALVEIDDDRVIPLIENMLEDKDEEVARTAIFALYELLGCSYIKSLLTSTHLQECCKDEIQNIIKEEEAELLDSAGENE from the coding sequence ATGTCTAATAAAAATGACAATCTTCACGAACTGGCGCAACAATTTAAAATTGCTCAAGGGCTTCCTACGCACGAACATATAAGGATTTTGCAAAAACTTGAAAAAGTCAAAAGAGAAAAACTTATCCTTATTTTAAATTATTTTATGACTTTGGAAACAAATCCTGAGGTACTCAGCTATATTATCAAACTGGCATCAAGGTTCAGAAATGATTTAACCATGGATATTCTGATAGATTTGTTTTTGAGCAAAAATATATCCAAAAACGATGAAAAGTATATTCAACTCAAAATCACTATTGCCAATGCTTTAGGCAATTCTAAAAATAACGACGCGGTGCTGCCGCTTTTGTACGTACTAAACAGCAAAGATGAACATTATAAAGTAAGGTTAGCGTGTGCCGAAGCTTTAGGCAAAATAGGAAGTTCTTATGCTGTTACACCGCTTATAAACCTGGTATCGGATGACGAAGAAAAATCGATGTACTTAAGAGAATCCGCCGCCAAAGCGCTGGGAATGCTGGGTGATATGCGGGCGGTAGACCCGCTTGTAAATATTTTGGAGAACAAAAACGGGTTGTTTGATAAATTTACATTTTTAAAAGAACGTATCATAGAAACATTAGGCAGGCTGGGCAGCAATGGTGATGAGCGGTCATTAAAAGCGCTCAAAAACGCGCTTGAGGATGATGCCTCATATATAAGGTGCGGAGCGGTCGAGGCATTGGTTGAGATTGATGATGACAGGGTTATTCCTCTCATTGAAAATATGCTGGAAGACAAAGACGAAGAAGTGGCAAGAACAGCTATTTTTGCTCTGTATGAACTTTTAGGTTGTTCTTATATCAAGTCTTTGCTCACTTCAACCCACCTGCAGGAATGCTGCAAAGATGAAATTCAAAACATCATAAAAGAAGAAGAGGCAGAATTATTAGACAGCGCAGGTGAGAATGAATAA